The following are encoded together in the Flavobacteriales bacterium genome:
- a CDS encoding rhodanese-like domain-containing protein — MKKLGILATFLSMISGGMAQTAENVENIGKSQLETVLDTKNIVVLDIRTPQEFHAGHLPKAKNINYFDRDFAQKIQKLDKNVPYLLYCRSGNRSGSALRYFKEFKKIYHLNRGYGAL, encoded by the coding sequence ATGAAAAAATTGGGAATATTAGCCACTTTTCTTTCCATGATTTCTGGCGGAATGGCACAAACCGCTGAAAATGTAGAAAACATAGGGAAGTCTCAACTCGAAACCGTTTTAGACACAAAGAATATTGTAGTCCTTGATATCAGAACACCGCAAGAATTTCATGCTGGGCATCTGCCCAAAGCAAAAAATATCAACTATTTTGATAGAGATTTTGCCCAGAAAATTCAAAAACTGGATAAAAATGTTCCTTATCTTTTGTATTGTAGATCGGGTAATAGATCTGGAAGTGCTTTAAGGTATTTTAAAGAATTTAAAAAAATCTATCATCTTAATAGA